The following are encoded in a window of Platichthys flesus chromosome 19, fPlaFle2.1, whole genome shotgun sequence genomic DNA:
- the oaz1b gene encoding LOW QUALITY PROTEIN: ornithine decarboxylase antizyme 1b (The sequence of the model RefSeq protein was modified relative to this genomic sequence to represent the inferred CDS: deleted 1 base in 1 codon), with the protein MVKSNLQRILNSHCFAREKEGKQQPPITMANLNSGICDMIGNLSLHCSSTRGPGPQWCSDAPHPPLKIPGGRGNGTRDHTPSARPVYSDRKLTVTEEPAGNGRPGILHFQTHPTVTKTIQWDAVLSSSALYVEIPLDPLPEGSKESFAALLEYAEEHLKVVSVFVCFYKNRDDRAKLVRTFSFLGFEIVKPGHALVPPRPDVFFMAYNFDRDSSDEE; encoded by the exons ATGGTAAAATCCAACCTCCAGCGGATCCTAAACAGTCATTGCTTTGCTCGcgagaaagaaggaaaacagcAGCCTCCCATCACAATGGCGAATTTGAATAGCGGCATCTGTGACATGATCGGGAA CCTGTCCCTGCACTGTAGTAGTACCCGCGGTCCGGGGCCTCAGTGGTGCTCC GATGCCCCTCACCCACCCCTGAAGATTCCAGGTGGGCGAGGGAATGGCACACGGGATCACACTCCTTCAGCTCGGCCGGTCTACTCG gaCCGAAAGTTGACGGTAACGGAGGAGCCAGCAGGGAATGGTCGCCCTGGGATACTCCACTTTCAAACGCACCCCACTGTTACCAAGACGATACAGTGGGATgctgtcctcagcagcagcgcTCTCTACGTGGAGATACCTCTTGACCCTCTCCCTGAAGGCAGCAAGGAGAG TTTCGCAGCTCTCCTGGAGTATGCCGAAGAACATCTGAAAGTCgttagtgtgtttgtctgcttttaCAAGAACAGAGATGATCGTG CTAAACTGGTGCGTACCTTCAGTTTCCTGGGCTTTGAGATTGTGAAACCGGGCCATGCCCTCGTCCCACCTCGACCCGACGTTTTCTTCATGGCTTACAATTTTGATCGGGACTCTTCGGACGAGGAGTAG
- the LOC133974673 gene encoding endoplasmic reticulum metallopeptidase 1 — translation MESDTTVRRLKPYGTRSFATPDDDDSSRHRCGDNGYSGDPKRKPEVSLYLLREGVATSLVCVFVLALWGLVHLSLRQLVIGKPSGDFNAVRARVHLEQITSVGPRPVGSPENEVLTVGYLLEQIEKIRVETAAGPNQLTTDVQRPTGTFSIDFLGGFTSFYDRVTNIAVRLEPKGGAKHLMLANCHFDTVANSPGASDDAVSCAVMLEVLHSLANQSTPIHHGVVFLFNGAEENILQASHGFITQHPWAKQVRAFINLEAAGVGGKEVVFQTGPENPWLVEAYVQAAKHPFASVVGQEVFQSGIIPSDTDFRIYRDFGNIPGIDLAFIENGFIYHTKYDTADRILTDSIQRAGDNILAVLKHLLTSERLADSSEYRHGNMVFFDLLGFVAVAYPARVGTILNYMVATATFLYLAKKASLPGNGGGRYVRDLAYATGVTVLCWVVTLMLVLIVALLVTLMGRSMFWYNHFYASICLYGTAAAGKMILIHTLAKNLYYGGVRLVELGDLYFDVSLLLWCCSLVCLTQQGLCSAYVPMLMVAFPLVTKLLLAREFKHRGASLKYSVLYLLGLALPYVHFMFLVWVVFEIFTPIMGRSGTEIPPEVVLATLVTLATIFLSSFFLHFVYLVRSTKWILSGLGSAFIILFLLVSCGVFFPFSGSQDSPRPKRVFLQHTTRTFHNLEGQVESRDSGLWINSFDFTGIQHITPHIPEINDSVRTHCREDRPFCGYPWFLPVKFLSKKNWYLPAPEVSPSSPVEFSLVSTEETSWGTFKMTFNVKGPSHMSLYLMPHRGASLSTWSFGDGTPQFDLSGEYFIFYSHGLDAPTWTFWFEIQPPRDPDPSGPKGMISVAISTHYFFGDDQRTAQLEEMLHKFPTWAFPSFWVSTYDMYRY, via the exons ATGGAGAGCGACACCACGGTCCGGAGACTGAAGCCCTACGGGACGCGGAGCTTCGCGACGCCCGACGACGACGACTCCTCCCGGCACCGGTGCGGGGACAACGGCTACAGCGGCGACCCGAAGAGGAAGCCCGAAGTGAGCCTATACCTGCTGCGGGAAGGAGTCGCAACttccctggtgtgtgtgtttgtgttggcgCTGTGGGGACTGGTTCATCTGTCGCTACGGCAGCTCGTCATCGGGAAGCCGAGCGGGGACTTCAACGCGGTGCGAGCcag AGTGCACCTGGAGCAGATCACCAGCGTCGGCCCGCGGCCGGTGGGCAGTCCCGAGAACGAAGTCCTGACCGTGGGCTACTTGTTGGAGCAGATCGAGAAAATCCGGGTGGAGACGGCGGCGGGCCCCAACCAGCTCACGACAGACGTGCAGCGACCCACCGGCACCTTCTCCATAGACTTCCTCGGGGGCTTCACCAGCTTCTACGACCGCGTCACCAACATCGCTGTGAGGCTGGAGCCCAAGGGAGGCGCCAAACATCTCATGTTGGCCAACTGCCACTTTGACACAGTGGCTAACAGTCCAG GGGCCAGCGACGATGCAGTGAGCTGTGCCGTGATGCTGGAAGTCCTCCATTCTCTGGCCAACCAGTCCACACCTATTCACCACGGTGTTGTCTTCCTCTTTAACGGGGCAGAGGAGAATATCCTGCAG GCCAGTCACGGTTTCATTACCCAGCATCCTTGGGCCAAGCAGGTGCGAGCCTTTATTAACTTGGAGGCTGCAGGTGTTGGGGGCAAGGAGGTTGTTTTCCAGACAG GTCCAGAGAACCCGTGGCTGGTCGAGGCCTACGTCCAAGCAGCCAAACACCCTTTTGCCTCCGTGGTCGGTCAGGAGGTGTTTCAGAGCGGGATCATCCCTTCTGACACCGACTTCCGCATCTACAGGGACTTTGGCAACATCCCAG GCATTGATCTGGCTTTCATTGAGAACGGTTTCATCTACCACACCAAGTATGACACCGCCGACAGGATCCTGACAGACTCGATACAGAGAGCAG GCGACAACATCCTGGCGGTGCTGAAGCACCTGCTGACGTCAGAGAGGTTGGCCGATTCCTCGGAGTATCGCCATGGCAACATGGTCTTTTTCGACCTGCTGGGGTTCGTGGCGGTGGCGTACCCGGCTCGGGTCGGCACCATCCTCAACTACATGGTCGCCACGGCCACCTTCCTTTATCTGGCCAAGAAAGCGTCACTGCCTGGCAATGGGG GTGGCCGCTATGTTCGGGATCTGGCCTACGCCACGGGTGTCACAGTGCTGTGCTGGGTAGTCACCCTGATGCTGGTGCTGATCGTAGCCCTGCTCGTCACTCTGATGGGCCGCTCCATGTTCTGGTACAACCATTTCTACGCCTCCATCTGCCTGTACGGGACGGCAGCCGCCGGGAAAATGATCCTCATCCACACGCTCGCCAAGAACCTCTACTACGGG GGCGTCCGATTAGTGGAGCTGGGTGATCTGTATTTTGATGTGAGTTTACTTCTGTGGTGCTGCAGCCTGGTGTGCTTGACCCAGCAGGGCCTGTGTTCGGCCTACGTCCCCATGCTGATGGTGGCCTTCCCCCTGGTCACCAAACTGCTGCTGGCCAGGGAATTTAAACACAGAG gagcGTCCCTGAAGTACAGCGTCCTCTACCTGCTGGGCCTGGCATTGCCATATGTCCACTTCATGTTCCTCGTCTGGGTGGTGTTTGAGATTTTCACCCCCATCATGGGCCGCAGCGGTACGGAAATCCCCCCCGAGGTGGTGCTGGCCACCCTGGTCACCCTCGCAAccatctttctctcctccttcttt CTGCATTTCGTCTATTTGGTACGGAGCACCAAGTGGATCCTGTCTGGTCTGGGCTCAGCCTTCATCATCTTGTTCCTGTTGGTGTCCTGCGGcgtcttctttcctttttcaggGAGTCAAGACAGTCCCCGGCCGAAACGAGTCTTCCTGCAG CACACGACGAGGACCTTCCACAACCTGGAGGGCCAGGTGGAGAGCCGGGACTCAGGGCTTTGGATTAACAGTTTTGACTTCACTGGCATCCAGCACATCACACCCCACATCCCAGAGATCAACGACAGTGTCCGCACGCACTGTCGAGAGGACCGACCCTTCTGTGGCTACCCCTGGTTCCTGCCTGTCAAGTTCCTCAGCAA GAAGAACTGGTACCTTCCTGCCCCAGAAGTGTCTCCCAGCTCTCCAGTGGAGTTCAGCCTTGTGTCAACAGAGGAGACGAGCTGGGGGACGTTCAAGATGACCTTCAATGTCAAAG GCCCCAGCCACATGTCCCTGTATCTGATGCCTCACCGGGGAGCGAGCCTCTCCACCTGGTCCTTCGGCGACGGGACGCCTCAGTTCGACCTGAGTGGAGAATATTTCATCTTCTATTCTCACGGCCTCGACGCCCCCACATGGACCTTCTGGTTTGAAATACAG CCTCCCAGGGACCCGGACCCGTCGGGCCCCAAGGGGATGATCTCCGTCGCCATCTCCACCCATTATTTCTTCGGGGACGACCAGCGGACTGCTCAGCTGGAGGAAATGCTCCACAAGTTCCCCACGTGGGCCTTCCCCTCGTTCTGGGTCAGCACCTACGACATGTACCGATACTGA